From one Nycticebus coucang isolate mNycCou1 chromosome 14, mNycCou1.pri, whole genome shotgun sequence genomic stretch:
- the LOC128566045 gene encoding olfactory receptor 52P1-like — protein sequence MGDNATSYISSFFLVGIPSLEYFHCWIGIPVCLLFALTLLGNSVIIVTVKLEPSLHQPMYFFLCMLAMNDMALASSTAPKMLGIFWFDAHWIDFNVCLAQLYFIHTFCIIESALLVAMAFDRYVAICIPLRHTNILTTPMVIKLFLVGAVRAILMVLPCPLLIKRLPYYTKYIINHAYCEHMAVVKLASANTFINRVYGISVALSVMILDLGLIATSYIKILQAVFRLSSQNARSKALSTCAAHVCTILVSYTPALFSFLTHRIGKKVPPSVHIIFASLYLLVPPAVNPLVYGVKTKQIRDRVVSLFLSHKKISEQ from the coding sequence ATGGGAGACAATGCAACATCTTACATCTCATCTTTCTTCCTGGTTGGTATTCCCAGTTTGGAATATTTTCACTGCTGGATTGGCATCCCTGTCTGCCTCCTGTTTGCTCTGACCTTGCTGGGGAACAGTGTAATCATTGTCACTGTCAAGCTAGAGCCAAGCCTTCACCAACCTATGTATTTCTTCCTTTGCATGTTGGCAATGAATGACATGGCTCTTGCCTCTTCCACAGCACCCAAGATGCTTGGCATCTTCTGGTTTGATGCACATTGGATTGACTTTAATGTATGCCTGGCACAATTGTATTTCATCCACACATTTTGCATTATTGAGTCTGCACTTCTAGTTGCCATGGCTTTTGACCGCTATGTAGCTATTTGCATCCCACTGCGTCATACAAACATCCTGACAACACCAATGGTCATTAAACTGTTTTTAGTTGGTGCAGTCCGAGCTATCCTTATGGTTTTGCCCTGTCCTCTTCTCATTAAGAGGCTACCATATTATACCAAATACATCATCAATCATGCTTACTGTGAGCATATGGCTGTGGTGAAGTTGGCCAGTGCCAACACCTTCATTAACAGAGTTTATGGAATCTCTGTGGCCCTTTCAGTGATGATATTGGACCTAGGACTTATAGCCACATCCTACATCAAAATCCTCCAGGCTGTCTTCCGGCTCTCTTCCCAGAATGCCCGCTCTAAGGCACTGAGCACCTGTGCTGCCCATGTCTGCACTATTCTTGTCTCCTACACACCTGCGCTGTTTAGCTTCCTAACTCACCGCATTGGCAAGAAGGTACCTCCAAGTGTCCACATAATTTTTGCAAGTTTGTACCTTCTAGTGCCCCCCGCGGTCAATCCCCTGGTGTATGGGGTCAAGACCAAGCAGATTCGTGACCGAGTGGTGAGTCTCTTTCTCTCACATAAGAAAATTTCTGAACAGTAA
- the LOC128565613 gene encoding olfactory receptor 52A5-like, translating to MLKQNGTVFRPPVMMLVGIPGLESVQFWIGIPFCAMYIIALFGNSLLLVVIKAESSLHEPMYIFLAMLGATDIVLSTSILPKMLGIFWFHLEQIYFDACLLQMWFIHTFQCIESGILLAMALDRYVAICDPLRHVTIFTHKLLNKIGVGVTLRAGLLVAPCLILIKCRLKFYKTTVISHSYCEHMAIVKLAAEDVHINKIYGLFVAFSILGLDIICITLSYIRIFITVFNLPQKEARLKAFNTCIAHIVVFLEFYALGFFSFFTHRFKFHIPSYIHILLSNLYLLVPPLLNPIIYGVKTKQIRNGMSKIFFPKGVS from the coding sequence ATGCTCAAGCAAAATGGGACAGTCTTCAGGCCTCCGGTGATGATGCTTGTTGGCATCCCTGGCTTGGAATCTGTGCAATTCTGGATTGGAATTCCTTTCTGTGCCATGTATATCATTGCTTTGTTTGGTAATTCCCTGCTCCTGGTCGTCATCAAAGCTGAGAGCAGCCTCCATGAACCCATGTACATCTTCCTGGCAATGCTTGGAGCAACAGACATTGTCCTCAGTACCTCCATCCTACCTAAAATGCTAGGAATATTCTGGTTTCATTTGGAACAGATATACTTTGATGCCTGTCTCTTGCAGATGTGGTTCATCCACACATTCCAGTGTATCGAGTCAGGTATTTTGCTGGCCATGGCTCTGGACCGCTATGTGGCAATCTGTGATCCTCTGAGACATGTAACCATTTTTACCCATAAACTTCTTAATAAGATTGGAGTAGGGGTGACACTTAGAGCAGGGCTTCTTGTAGCTCCATGTCTCATCCTCATCAAATGCCGACTGAAATTCTACAAGACTACTGTGATCTCCCATTCATACTGCGAGCATATGGCCATTGTGAAGTTGGCAGCAGAAGATGTTCATATCAATAAAATCTATGGTTTGTTTGTAGCTTTCAGTATACTTGGACTAGACATAATATGTATCACTTTGTCCTACATTCGAATATTTATAACTGTCTTTAATCTTCCTCAAAAGGAAGCTAGGCTAAAGGCCTTCAACACCTGCATCGCCCACATTGTTGTCTTCCTTGAGTTTTATGCCCTgggtttcttctctttctttacaCATAGGTTTAAATTCCACATTCCATCCTACATTCATATTCTTCTGTCAAACCTTTACCTACTTGTCCCACCTTTGCTCAATCCTATCATATATGGAGTGAAGACCAAACAAATTCGCAATGGAATGTCTAAGATATTCTTCCCTAAGGgtgtttcttga